A genome region from Anopheles stephensi strain Indian chromosome 2, UCI_ANSTEP_V1.0, whole genome shotgun sequence includes the following:
- the LOC118504441 gene encoding chloride channel protein 2 isoform X8, translated as MVRTETLKKERTRRPHPLLWDSQYATVEMYGRYTKDLGEYAKDEARRLRLLERRRKKDDKARNKELLDVRDNKFFKAASWLWRNTFARLGEDWVFLALLGIIMAMLSYVMDKGISMCTNSRVWLYRDLTNHPVAQYLAWVSLPVCLILFSAGFVHLVAPQSIGSGIPEMKTILRGVALKEYLTFKTLVAKVIGLTATLGSGMPLGKEGPFVHIASIVSQLLSKIITSFQSIYENESRNTEMLAAACAVGVGACFAAPIGGVLFSIEVTTTYFAVRNYWRGFFAAVCGATVFRLLAVWFQKADTVTAMFSTNFTSDFPFDPQELFVFALIGLVCGLGGALYVWVHRKYVLFMRSNKKMNKFLQKNRFLYPGIVALIVATLSFPLGFGKYIAGELSTHDQVHQLFSNFTWTKHDLTVEQAAVVSNWRTPETNVFANLIIYLLYTFFLSIIASTIPVPSGMFIPVFKIGAAFGRIVGEAMHLWFPHGVRYGGMLAPIIPGGYSVVGAAAFSGAVTHTVSVGVIVFEMTGQITHIVPVMIAALISNAVAALLQPSMYDSIILIKKLPYLPDLLPSGSGMYNIYVEDFMVRDVRYIWKGISYQQLKEILKANKGLRSLPIVDSPDNKVLLGSVQRYELIKMIDKHIGREKRLEVAAKLMKEAEEKAREEQERQKREAAEALKTRRPSRFEVVPAPDILKLRERANNEMLPPQARRESNASVTGGPVFGGTQPKKSILKKTNSFTLKGFSPLSPHSPVHTPYTTITGTESRIRSAFDIIFRKSATLQDVTPDPEIGSIGTPSIVGSEVAPLTPGISKKVQLPRERVIDMSPEDQKAWEMEEMAKPIDVDHLHIDPAPFQLVERTSILKVHSLFSMVGINHAYVTNVGRLVGVVALKELRTAIESVNNGTLTPESVKAKQEEEARVLAQKESDNNNGISAEDPLLPKRPGDTFSDKKVNNTITSMDSALSNSDNCSDIELDIMHIDHGDTSTTNGTTKHTNNSNHSSQQQ; from the exons ATGGTCCGCACGGAAACTCTCAAGAAGGAGCGCACCAGACGGCCGCATCCGCTACTATGGGACAGCCAGTACGCTACGGTCGAG ATGTATGGTCGCTATACGAAGGACTTAGGAGAATACGCCAAAGATGAAGCGCGAAGACTCAGGCTTCTTGAacgacgaagaaaaaaagatgataAAGCAAGAAACAAG GAACTGTTGGACGTGCGAGACAACAAGTTCTTCAAGGCCGCTTCTTGGCTGTGGCGCAACACATTCGCCCGGCTGGGTGAGGACTGGGTGTTCCTGGCACTGTTGGGCATTATCATGGCGATGCTATCCTACGTGATGGATAAGGGCATCTCGATGTGCACGAACT CGCGCGTCTGGTTGTACCGCGATCTCACCAACCATCCGGTAGCGCAGTATCTTGCCTGGGTTTCGCTCCCCGTCTGTCTGATCCTGTTTTCGGCCGGCTTTGTACATCTGGTCGCACCGCAGAGTATCGGTTCGGGCATCCCGGAGATGAAAACCATTCTGCGTGGTGTGGCGCTCAAGGAGTACCTCACCTTCAAGACGCTGGTCGCGAAGGTGATCGGTCTGACGGCGACACTCGGCAGCGGGATGCCGCTCGGCAAGGAGGGTCCGTTTGTACATATAGCTAGTATAGTATCGCAGCTGCTAAGTAAGATCATCACATCATTCCAATCGATCTACGAGAACGAATCGCGCAACACGGAAATGTTGGCGGCGGCGTGCGCGGTCGGTGTTGGAGCCTGTTTTGCGGCCCCGATCGGCGGTGTACTGTTCAGCATCGAGGTAACGACGACGTACTTTGCGGTGCGCAACTACTGGCGAGGATTTTTTGCTGCCGTCTGCGGTGCTACCGTCTTTCGATTGCTGGCCGTTTGGTTCCAGAAGGCGGACACCGTGACAGCCATGTTTTCGACCAACTTCACGTCGGATTTTCCCTTCGATCCGCAGGAACTGTTTGTGTTTGCGTTGATTGG tcTCGTATGTGGGCTGGGTGGTGCCCTGTACGTGTGGGTGCATCGAAAGTACGTCCTGTTTATGCGCTCGAACAAAAAGATGAACAAGTTTCTACAAAAAAA TCGCTTTTTGTATCCCGGAATTGTGGCACTGATTGTGGCCACGCTTTCATTTCCGCTAGGCTTCGGTAAGTACATTGCCGGCGAGCTGAGCACTCACGATCAGGTCCACCAGCTGTTCTCAAACTTTACCTGGACCAAACACGATCTCACTGTCGAACAAGCTGCAGTCGTATCGAACTGGCGCACGCCAGAGACGAACGTGTTTGCTAACctcattatttatttgctgTACACG TTCTTCCTGTCGATCATTGCCTCAACCATTCCCGTGCCATCCGGTATGTTCATACCAGTGTTCAAAATTGGCGCCGCCTTCGGTCGAATAGTCGGTGAAGCGATGCACCTTTGGTTCCCGCACGGTGTCCGCTACGGAGGCATGCTGGCACCGATCATTCCCGGCGGCTATTCGGTCGTTGGGGCGGCCGCTTTCTCCGGTGCCGTCACACACACCGTGTCCGTCGGTGTGATCGTGTTCGAGATGACGGGTCAAATAACGCACATCGTGCCGGTCATGATAGCTGCCCTCATATCGAACGCCGTAGCAGCACTACTTCAACCGTCCATGTACGATAGCATTATTCTCATCAAAAAGTTACCCTACTTGCCGGATCTGCTGCCATCCGGCTCGGGCATGTACAATATCTACGTCGAGGACTTTATGGTGCGCGACGTGCGCTACATCTGGAAGGGAATCTCGTACCAGCAGCTCAAGGAAATCCTGAAAGCGAACAAAGGCCTGCGCAGCTTACCGATCGTCGACAGCCCGGACAATAAGGTGCTGCTCGGTAGCGTGCAGCGTTACGAACTGATCAAAATGATCGACAAGCATATTGGGCGCGAAAAACGGCTCGAAGTGGCAGCGAAGCTGATGAAGGAAGCGGAGGAGAAGGCACGGGAGGAACAGGAGCGTCAGAAGCGGGAAGCGGCAGAAGCGCTGAAAACTCGCCGGCCATCTCGATTCGAAGTCGTTCCAGCGCCGGACATTTTGAAGCTGCGGGAGCGTGCCAACAATGAGATGTTGCCACCGCAAGCACGCCGAGAATCGAACGCATCAGTTACCGGTGGACCGGTATTCGGTGGTACGCAACCGAAAAAATCGATCCTCAAGAAAACGAACTCGTTTACGCTGAAGGGCTTCAGTCCGCTGTCTCCACACAGTCCCGTGCACACACCGTACACAACGATCACTGGTACGGAGAGTCGTATCCGGTCAGCGTTCGATATCATCTTCCGGAAGTCGGCTACGCTGCAGGATGTCACGCCCGATCCTGAGATTGGTTCGATCGGAACGCCAAGCATTGTGGGATCGGAGGTCGCTCCACTAACGCCGGGTATCTCGAAGAAGGTGCAACTGCCCCGGGAGCGCGTTATCGACATGTCGCCCGAGGATCAGAAAGCTTGGGAGATGGAAGAGATGGCGAAGCCGATCGATGTTGATCATCTGCACATCGATCCGGCCCCATTCCAGCTGGTCGAACGTACATCCATCCTGAAGGTGCACTCGCTGTTCTCAATGGTTGGCATTAATCACGCATACGTCACCAACGTTGGTCGGCTGGTTGGTGTGGTGGCTCTCAAAGAG CTACGAACGGCGATCGAGAGCGTAAACAATGGCACATTAACGCCAGAATCGGTTAAAGCGAAACAGGAAGAGGAAGCTCGAGTACTTGCTCAAAAAG aatccgacaacaacaacggcattTCGGCGGAAGATCCTCTCCTCCCGAAGAGACCCGGTGATACGTTTAGCgacaaaaaagtaaataacACAATCACCTCGATGGATTCGGCACTGTCCAACTCGGACAACTGTTCGGACATCGAGCTAGACATTATGCACATTGATCACGGTGATACTTCGACCACTAATGGTACcaccaaacacaccaacaacagcaaccattCCAGCCAACAGCAGTAG